In Ptychodera flava strain L36383 chromosome 6, AS_Pfla_20210202, whole genome shotgun sequence, the sequence AAGAAATAAGTTCTCCATAGTGTAcacataatgtggtgattttttCTGGCGCTGTGGTAGATCATGTCCTGAAATCGTAAATATGGCGGTGTTATCTGTTTCCAAAGTTCCACCATACGAAATTATGCCCTTATATTGTTTCACAACATTAAGGTCGATATGATAGAGTTTTTCTCCCAACTTGACAGTTTGATAGTGTTCATCATCTTGCTTTACTTCCTCTGTGAGCATTTCCAAAGCATCAGTGTCGTCAGATAAAGTAGAAAGTGGAATATAATCGTCCCAAGCGAAGTCGTCGTTGCACTCCACATCACTCCAAGAATCGTCGTCTGACAGAGACGACATACTCTCACCACCAGCATCAGCCGGAACATGACACTTACGACTTTCAGCTACCTCAGCAgaatcgtcgtcgtcgtcgtcgtcgtcgagGACAACTTTTGTGAATTCTGCAGTCTCATCGCTATTGTCCTCAACTCCCTCGTCAATGTCATAcgattttctgatttctctaATGATATcgtcaacatcaaaacttaCGTCGGCTTGTTCTTCTTCGGACGTCCATTCTGTGCTACACTTGTCTGTGGAAATGTCACACTCTTCCTGCTGTAATTCGCAGTAGGACATCGTGGAACCGCCCAAAGCAGTTAAAGTGTTTCTGCCAGCATCAATTTCGAACTCATCTGTAACCCCCTCCTCATGGTTTTCACCCATTTCTAGGCGTGCTGTCGAATTTGGGGTGGTTTGCCCTCGCCGCCTGTCTGCTTCTTCTTCACCCGGCTGTCAGCTGTAATCGATCtatgaatatttataatgcCGTTTGAAATTCCGACTGGTGAGTGAGCCGTGTTCACTTACCAATGATGTCAACGTTTAGACAGACTGATAGGGGCACTCCCCAAGTGGGTTTCGTATAGAACACGAAGAGCGATGGGGCCTCGCTTTCTCATTTCCAACTTCCTCGAACATCCTCTGAAAGAAAAGCGAGTTAAATTTCCATGCTGTAGCCATACCATATACAGCGGTATCTCTCCACACCAGCGCGTCCGTTTCCGCTCCTTGCTGTGTGCTCACAAACCTAAGTATAGGGGAAATGCATGAAAGAGGGACTTCAAAATAACTTTCCGTTCTTCAAAGAAACACTTACATAACCGTGGAATTAACAAGAAAAACTAGGTCAGAGGTGTTGACAATTTAACAACTTCAATGAGTTCATTAGATTTATGCCATGTTACTTTCCTGATTTAAAATAgtgcatcaaatttaatgtcaGCATAAATAGTATTGTTATCCTATTCAACTCTTGCCCACACAAAACGCTTTTCGTACGAAACTAGACGTTAAAACGCACTTGAAAGAGTTGTTGTTTTACTCATGTTTGCGGATTACATTTTGATACTCGGCCAAATAGTGACGTATGGTTTCGACAATTAATTGGCattaaaaattgtataaaaaactTTGATCACATTTCCTTTTAAATCACACTGGGGTCTTCCGCCGTATAAGTTTTCAGTAAACCGCTTTAACTTGTCAGAAAGCCTATCTATGGTATACCATGTCTGCATGGAAATCCAACCTATGTATTCAGCATCTGTTTGTGAACTTTCCATGTGTTTTTTTCAGTAGAAACACTTGGAAGCTACATATGAGCTGGATGCTCAAATACAAGTATCTCGTTTACATTTTTCCCACTATCATCCTCAAAAGGCGTTATAGACTTGCCTAGAAGCTCTTCACAAGGTTGGTATAATGACTGAAAAGTAAGTTTTGAGTTTAATCATGACAACACTGTGGAGAGGTTGTACACCATCATAAATTGATACTCTTATATCAATTTTGTTCTCGATAACGGCTTCATCTCCACATCTTGTAAACCCTGTCATGGTTTTAGAATCTAGCCTGCTGACTTGAAGCTGTATAATCCTAAATTGAGCCCCTAATTATCTGTCAACATTACTGACTAGCTCTGTAATGAAAACTTGAAGTCTCGCATCGAGGAAACATCGCTGCATCTACTGATGATCACGTGACACTCCGCAAAGTGACCACAAGGTCTGACGACAGCGATGATTGACAAGAGTGGGAGGGTTTGGTGTGTTTGGACCAAGCTAGACATAAAATGGCACAACTCTGATGGAAAAGGCAATTCTTCGGGATAAAGATGACAATTACCATGGTAAAAGGGATTTAGAACTTCTTATCAGTACAAAAGCCGACTCAAAATGAAGCAAACGTGATTGTCAGACGAGGAAAAAATATTCGACCACTTCTCGTTTATTTGATAATGCATGGCAATTCTACAGGTATAAAACTGAACTGCTGATTTTATTACTTCTTAATAAATATCATCCTTACTGACCTCAGAACACAATCCTATCAAACATTTGAAACAATGGAGCTCTGTTAAAATGTCGTTATGAAAATTAATAATTAGAAGAGTAATAAATTTTTcctcagccccccccccccatgtagGTAATAACCGACATCTTTGTAAGATTGTTGTGAACTTTGATTAAGACATTCTAAAAGGATTTGGACAAGAGTGATTTTATCCGTCACATCCGCTAAAACCAAACCTGTTGCCAGACCACACGTACATGATTCGTTTGGCAACTAGGTCGACCTAATATATCTACAAAGTTGACCTATGCCAACATAAGGTCGTGACACCATTTCGCCTACAGCGACACATACTTGTACAGGCAGGATGTGGAATTACTCCTCAAGAGATGATACTGTAGTCAGGGTCACTCACGGTCACGTTATATACGAGAGTTCGTTCTATTGTCACGTTATAATCGTATACGTTCTATACTTGAAGCCGTaccaattacatgtattgctgTTGGTATCTTGCTGCTCGTCATTAAAGGCGGCCATAGGAAAACATCGCACCGAAATAAACACTGCACAGTAGCTATTCAATAATATTGTTCTGAAGCGAGCAGATGTGATGGCATGTCTTCTTTGGACTCGGTATGTTCTCGACGAACATGCTAATTGATGTATTTAGCTGCCGGGGCCCTGGGATTGGTGTCTCTTGGACTTCTCTTTATACAATCTGGGGCCTTGtatcatatacatgtacgtacCCTATGTATCAATGTATACCGGCAACTGAGAGCACAATCACTCAGTATATTTATTCACCGTTATACAAATACTGAACTTTTCTAATAATTATTTATGCAAAACAGTTTAC encodes:
- the LOC139134580 gene encoding protein prune homolog 2-like — translated: MGENHEEGVTDEFEIDAGRNTLTALGGSTMSYCELQQEECDISTDKCSTEWTSEEEQADVSFDVDDIIREIRKSYDIDEGVEDNSDETAEFTKVVLDDDDDDDDSAEVAESRKCHVPADAGGESMSSLSDDDSWSDVECNDDFAWDDYIPLSTLSDDTDALEMLTEEVKQDDEHYQTVKLGEKLYHIDLNVVKQYKGIISYGGTLETDNTAIFTISGHDLPQRQKKSPHYVYTMENLFLHAIITVDILSTAGYILVYFCGRSRKTLPPVWWLKKMYAILDKRLRKSVSKIYVVHPSFWMKAALKVVQPFMNSKLIHKIQMVQSLAELKKLVPMEFMYTPEEAITLDGEINKGSTNQQNSS